Proteins co-encoded in one Cupriavidus metallidurans CH34 genomic window:
- a CDS encoding tripartite tricarboxylate transporter TctB family protein — protein sequence MSHAKGFKKDYYGGTLMALVGLAAVMAGLQYHTGSLSHMGPGFFPVAVGALLAFVGVLIAVSARNDEPKEDKPSGHGHSHAAPDLRGTVCIVLGTLAFLLFGKYGGMIPATFAIVFISALGDRSNSIKQAFLLSIAMCVIAAVVFSWALQLQLPMFTWGA from the coding sequence ATGAGCCACGCCAAGGGATTCAAGAAGGACTACTACGGCGGCACGCTGATGGCACTGGTCGGACTCGCTGCCGTAATGGCCGGTCTGCAGTATCACACCGGCTCGCTCAGCCACATGGGCCCCGGTTTCTTCCCGGTAGCAGTGGGCGCGCTGCTGGCATTCGTCGGCGTCCTCATCGCCGTCTCCGCCCGCAACGACGAGCCCAAGGAAGACAAACCCTCCGGTCACGGACACAGCCACGCTGCGCCGGACCTGCGCGGCACGGTTTGCATCGTGCTGGGCACGCTGGCATTCCTGCTGTTCGGCAAGTATGGCGGCATGATTCCAGCCACGTTCGCCATCGTCTTCATTTCCGCGCTCGGTGATCGCAGCAACAGCATCAAGCAGGCGTTCCTGCTCTCCATTGCCATGTGCGTTATTGCGGCGGTGGTGTTCTCGTGGGCGCTGCAGCTGCAGCTTCCGATGTTTACGTGGGGGGCGTGA
- a CDS encoding tripartite tricarboxylate transporter permease translates to MVSNALHDLWFGFGVAFQGSNLMWSFFGVLVGNLIGVLPGMGALSAISILLPLTYVMHPVPAILMLAGIFYGSQYGGAIGAILLNLPSHPPHAVTCIDGYPMTKAGKGGTALGITMICSFFAASVGILVMIFASPLLTTIAFKFGPAEIFSIMLLGLLAGSTMSRGSPLKGVAMTLFGLLCGVVGTDVNTGTFRFALGIPELSDGLELVAIAMGLFGVADFILNVNRMTAVTSNAKLRIRDMRPSLAELKEAFWPMVRGTGVGTLFGAMPGTGPTITTFVAYALERKISKTPEKFGTGMIAGVAAPEASSHSKTQVDFIPTMSLGIPGDAVMALILGALMIQGIAPGPQLISDHPDIFWGLIASFWIGNVILMILNVPMIGVWVKLLQVPYRYLFPSAMFFIAVGVFSTQSSLFQIWEVLAFGLIGALLMYLEFSVAPILLGFVLGPMVEENFRRALLLSRGDLAVFVERPISCTFVVISAMLLAGVTWSAWRNRGPKKTAIQVLESELAVNE, encoded by the coding sequence ATGGTTTCGAATGCATTACATGATCTCTGGTTCGGCTTTGGGGTAGCGTTCCAGGGCAGCAACCTGATGTGGTCGTTCTTCGGCGTGCTGGTCGGTAACCTGATCGGCGTGCTGCCAGGCATGGGCGCGCTTTCAGCTATCTCGATCCTGCTGCCGCTCACCTACGTCATGCACCCGGTGCCCGCCATCCTGATGCTGGCCGGTATCTTCTACGGTTCGCAGTATGGTGGGGCGATCGGCGCCATTCTGCTGAACCTGCCTTCGCACCCGCCGCACGCGGTGACCTGTATCGACGGGTACCCGATGACCAAGGCAGGCAAAGGTGGCACGGCGCTTGGTATCACGATGATCTGCTCGTTCTTCGCTGCGTCGGTGGGCATTCTCGTGATGATCTTCGCATCGCCGCTGCTGACGACCATCGCCTTCAAGTTCGGTCCCGCCGAGATCTTCTCGATCATGCTGCTGGGTCTGCTTGCCGGTTCGACGATGTCGCGCGGATCGCCGCTGAAGGGCGTGGCCATGACGCTGTTCGGCCTGCTCTGCGGCGTGGTCGGCACCGACGTGAACACTGGCACGTTCCGCTTCGCGCTGGGCATTCCGGAACTGAGCGATGGCCTGGAACTCGTGGCCATCGCAATGGGCCTGTTCGGGGTAGCTGACTTCATCCTGAACGTGAACCGCATGACTGCGGTGACTTCCAACGCCAAGCTTCGCATTCGCGACATGCGTCCGAGCCTGGCCGAGCTGAAGGAGGCCTTCTGGCCGATGGTGCGCGGCACTGGCGTAGGTACGTTGTTTGGCGCGATGCCGGGCACGGGCCCGACGATCACGACGTTCGTGGCCTACGCGCTCGAACGCAAGATCTCCAAGACGCCCGAGAAGTTCGGTACCGGCATGATCGCCGGCGTGGCGGCGCCGGAAGCCTCCTCGCACTCGAAGACGCAGGTGGACTTCATCCCGACGATGAGCCTGGGTATTCCGGGCGACGCCGTGATGGCGCTGATTCTTGGCGCGCTGATGATCCAGGGCATCGCCCCGGGTCCGCAGCTCATCAGCGACCACCCGGACATCTTCTGGGGCCTGATCGCCAGCTTCTGGATCGGCAACGTGATTCTGATGATCCTGAACGTGCCGATGATCGGCGTGTGGGTCAAGCTGCTGCAGGTGCCTTACCGCTACCTGTTCCCGTCGGCGATGTTCTTTATCGCAGTGGGCGTATTCAGCACGCAGAGCAGTCTGTTCCAGATCTGGGAAGTGCTGGCCTTCGGCCTGATCGGCGCCTTGCTGATGTACCTGGAGTTCTCGGTCGCGCCGATTCTGCTCGGCTTCGTGCTCGGACCGATGGTGGAAGAGAACTTCCGCCGCGCCCTGCTGCTGTCGCGTGGCGACCTGGCCGTGTTCGTGGAGCGCCCGATCAGCTGCACGTTCGTGGTGATCTCGGCGATGCTGCTGGCTGGCGTGACGTGGTCGGCCTGGCGCAATCGCGGGCCGAAGAAGACGGCCATCCAGGTGCTGGAATCGGAACTGGCGGTCAACGAGTAA
- a CDS encoding Lrp/AsnC family transcriptional regulator — MDDTDRQLIALLRDDARTPVVTLARKLRVARATVQNRLAKLESEGTIVGYTIRLRPEAEAFRIRAIMSIEIEGNHSEDVRRELRGHPNVVALHTTNGRWDLMAELRADTLEAFDRILSAIRLIPGIANTETSILLSTLKL; from the coding sequence ATGGACGATACCGACCGACAACTCATTGCCCTGCTGCGGGATGACGCCCGCACGCCCGTGGTAACGCTTGCCAGGAAGCTACGCGTGGCGCGCGCCACGGTGCAGAACCGCCTGGCAAAACTGGAGAGCGAGGGGACGATCGTCGGCTACACGATCCGGTTGCGGCCCGAGGCCGAGGCGTTCCGCATCCGTGCCATCATGAGCATCGAGATCGAGGGCAACCACAGCGAGGACGTGCGGCGTGAATTGCGCGGTCACCCGAACGTCGTGGCGCTGCACACCACCAACGGCCGCTGGGACCTGATGGCCGAACTGCGCGCGGATACGCTGGAGGCATTCGACCGCATCCTCAGTGCCATCCGCCTGATCCCGGGCATCGCCAATACAGAGACCAGCATCCTGCTTTCGACGCTGAAGCTATAG
- a CDS encoding CzcE family metal-binding protein, with the protein MTSKNNTISLLTAALLLAPALAWSAPAPVPADSAAAPAAVLSHDSALFGSQAALDTVTRTIDVAPGMKRLTVASGESVAIRAGGRTVGWTFLQSINGSAMNLAVLMPGVPQARDVYVFIEPSEIYRAG; encoded by the coding sequence ATGACCTCGAAGAACAACACCATCTCCCTGCTTACCGCAGCACTTCTGCTCGCCCCCGCACTGGCATGGAGCGCCCCCGCCCCGGTTCCTGCCGACAGCGCCGCCGCTCCCGCCGCCGTCCTTTCCCATGACAGTGCGCTGTTTGGCTCCCAGGCCGCCCTTGATACGGTGACCCGCACCATCGATGTGGCGCCCGGCATGAAGCGTCTGACCGTCGCGTCGGGCGAGTCGGTGGCGATTCGCGCGGGTGGACGTACCGTCGGCTGGACGTTCCTGCAATCCATCAACGGCAGCGCCATGAACCTCGCGGTGCTGATGCCCGGCGTGCCGCAGGCGCGGGATGTCTACGTGTTCATCGAACCCAGCGAGATCTATCGCGCGGGTTGA
- a CDS encoding GGDEF domain-containing protein, with product MSFCNQLSLINPAVSLIFAGCFLVVWRQLRSQHLLAFGVSFALYAVAVAIQVLSPPSDAVWTTLVAAPFYIGSTMLIACGLLWRAHVKSTTALAACSGVAIVEFSLLAYFHFAVPDLTARIYVHNIGAALIFGIALAQLGGLRRGSVADRAIYWVFVAFTVNLGLRLLLSTSAPPNTDECGRAFSSYWTYFQVGQTLFNVFFSLVLLGSEIHALIERIQHERDTDALTRLHNRRSFEEIARETISRANGGVPGLILVDLDFFKLINDNHGHASGDAILVEFARIVRRVVGARGIAGRLGGEEFAVLLPRTTGEEAIHIAEEIRATLERARFETLPDSPRVTASFGVAVWQPPESLDALMSRADGLLYTAKRSGRNRVHHAHEQTSMQEVGSERLP from the coding sequence GCGGTCTCGCTGATCTTCGCTGGCTGCTTCCTCGTGGTCTGGCGGCAGCTCCGCAGCCAGCATCTGCTGGCGTTCGGCGTGTCCTTTGCGCTCTATGCCGTGGCGGTGGCCATACAGGTCCTGTCTCCGCCGAGCGATGCTGTCTGGACGACGCTCGTCGCCGCGCCGTTCTACATCGGCAGCACGATGCTGATTGCGTGCGGATTGCTGTGGCGCGCCCATGTCAAATCCACCACCGCACTGGCCGCCTGTTCGGGGGTGGCCATTGTCGAGTTCTCGCTGCTCGCCTACTTCCATTTCGCCGTGCCTGACCTGACGGCGCGGATATACGTACACAACATTGGCGCCGCGCTGATCTTCGGCATTGCCCTGGCTCAGCTTGGTGGCTTGCGGCGGGGCAGCGTGGCGGATCGGGCGATCTACTGGGTGTTCGTCGCCTTTACCGTGAACCTCGGCCTGCGGCTGCTGCTGAGCACGAGCGCACCCCCGAACACCGACGAATGTGGCAGGGCGTTTTCAAGCTATTGGACGTATTTCCAGGTAGGCCAGACGCTCTTTAACGTCTTCTTCAGCCTGGTGCTGCTGGGCTCCGAGATTCACGCGCTGATCGAACGGATCCAGCACGAGCGGGATACGGATGCGCTGACGCGGCTTCACAACCGGAGAAGCTTCGAGGAAATCGCGCGCGAGACGATTTCGCGGGCCAATGGCGGGGTGCCCGGACTGATCCTGGTGGACCTTGATTTCTTCAAGCTCATCAACGACAACCACGGTCACGCCAGTGGCGACGCGATACTCGTCGAGTTCGCGCGGATCGTCAGGCGCGTGGTGGGCGCGCGGGGGATTGCCGGCCGGCTTGGGGGCGAGGAGTTCGCGGTGCTATTGCCGCGGACGACCGGGGAAGAGGCGATCCATATCGCCGAAGAGATCCGGGCGACGCTCGAGCGCGCGCGATTCGAGACGCTGCCGGATAGCCCGCGTGTGACGGCCAGCTTTGGTGTGGCGGTGTGGCAACCGCCGGAGTCGCTCGATGCGCTGATGTCGCGTGCCGACGGGCTGCTCTATACCGCAAAGCGCAGCGGTCGCAATCGCGTGCACCACGCGCACGAACAGACGTCGATGCAGGAAGTGGGCAGCGAACGGCTGCCCTGA
- a CDS encoding nuclear transport factor 2 family protein, which yields MTNQAIPAEYLAALEPIQHYLEAHRTGRAEYVRKAFHADARIISFRDGTLHSLTVEEFSARFQGEPAADEAQRRRFIASFDVVGNAATAKVVLQYPEVTFTDYMNLLQIDGVWKIANKTFSAAPKAPAQ from the coding sequence ATGACGAACCAAGCCATCCCGGCCGAATACCTGGCCGCCCTCGAACCGATCCAGCACTATCTGGAAGCGCACCGCACCGGCCGCGCCGAGTACGTCCGCAAGGCTTTTCATGCCGATGCCCGCATCATCTCGTTCCGTGACGGCACCCTGCATTCGCTGACCGTGGAAGAATTCTCGGCCCGCTTCCAGGGTGAGCCCGCCGCGGACGAAGCGCAACGCCGGCGCTTCATCGCCAGCTTTGACGTGGTCGGCAATGCCGCCACCGCCAAGGTTGTGCTGCAGTACCCCGAGGTAACGTTCACCGACTACATGAACCTGCTGCAGATCGACGGCGTCTGGAAGATCGCGAACAAGACGTTCAGTGCGGCGCCGAAGGCACCAGCGCAGTAA
- a CDS encoding Hsp70 family protein: protein MIANACGVDFGTSNSTVGWVRPGASTLLPLEDDKATLPSVIFFHAEDPLVSYGRAALADYLAGYEGRMMRSLKSLLGTSMMDDSTEVMGQAMPFRKLLAHFIGELKGRAERAAGREFTSAVLGRPVHFIDEDAAADQLAEDTLAEIARDAGFRDIAFQYEPIAAAFDYEAGIGGEELVLVADIGGGTSDFSLVRLSPERARHIDRRDDILANGGVHIGGTDFDRALSLASVMPMLGLGSQLRNGKAMPSGQYFDLASWHTINLVYTRKAWSIVMDNYRDTADTVKLDRLIRLIRERAGHWLAIQVEAAKIALSAEAQTVVDLDRIAPDTTLAITRETFDESIAKLVDKTATTVHGMLKTAGVKAEAVDTILFTGGSSSVPLLREQLAQLLPGARRVEGDLFGGIGSGLALDALRKFG from the coding sequence ATGATCGCAAACGCATGTGGTGTCGACTTCGGCACGTCCAACTCGACCGTGGGCTGGGTTCGCCCGGGCGCATCGACGCTCCTGCCGCTCGAGGACGACAAGGCGACCCTGCCCTCCGTGATCTTCTTCCATGCGGAAGACCCGCTGGTCAGCTATGGCCGCGCGGCACTGGCCGACTATCTGGCCGGCTACGAGGGGCGCATGATGCGTTCGCTCAAGAGCCTGCTGGGCACGTCGATGATGGATGACAGCACCGAAGTAATGGGCCAGGCCATGCCTTTCCGCAAGCTGCTGGCGCACTTCATCGGCGAACTCAAGGGCCGCGCCGAACGCGCCGCCGGCCGCGAGTTTACGTCGGCCGTACTGGGCCGACCGGTGCATTTCATCGACGAGGATGCCGCCGCCGACCAGCTTGCCGAGGACACGCTGGCCGAGATCGCCCGCGACGCGGGCTTCCGCGATATCGCGTTCCAGTACGAGCCAATTGCCGCAGCCTTCGACTACGAAGCCGGCATCGGCGGTGAAGAACTCGTGCTGGTGGCCGACATCGGCGGCGGCACGTCCGACTTCTCGCTCGTTCGCCTGTCCCCGGAGCGCGCCCGCCACATCGACCGCCGCGACGACATCCTCGCCAATGGCGGCGTGCATATCGGCGGGACCGATTTCGACCGCGCTCTGAGCCTCGCCAGTGTGATGCCGATGCTGGGCCTGGGCAGTCAGCTTCGCAACGGCAAGGCCATGCCTTCGGGCCAGTACTTCGACCTGGCGAGCTGGCACACCATCAACCTGGTTTACACACGCAAGGCCTGGTCGATCGTGATGGACAACTATCGCGATACCGCCGACACCGTGAAGCTTGATCGCCTGATCCGGCTGATCCGCGAGCGCGCGGGCCACTGGCTGGCAATCCAGGTGGAAGCCGCCAAGATCGCGCTGTCCGCGGAAGCGCAGACCGTGGTCGACTTGGACCGTATCGCGCCCGACACCACACTCGCCATCACCCGCGAGACCTTCGACGAGTCCATCGCCAAACTGGTCGACAAGACCGCCACGACGGTGCACGGCATGCTCAAGACGGCTGGCGTCAAGGCCGAGGCCGTCGACACGATCCTGTTCACCGGGGGTTCCAGCAGCGTACCGCTGCTGCGCGAGCAACTCGCGCAATTGCTGCCGGGCGCGCGCCGCGTGGAAGGTGATCTGTTCGGCGGTATCGGTTCGGGACTCGCGCTGGACGCGCTGCGCAAGTTCGGCTGA